One stretch of Nitrospira sp. SG-bin1 DNA includes these proteins:
- a CDS encoding peptidase C39, whose amino-acid sequence MSSTSAASENGSLVDSGLICFLIISRFHDLPADGSQLRHRFARSGEVFSHNELLHAAKHVGLKAGLVKTRWDKLAGMPMPAMATRTDGRYVVLAKVEEEKVLIQDPVEARPIVLSREQYEATWTGELLLFTKRAPVRVQDLKFDFTWFIPAIVKYRQFFGEVLAASFFLQLFALMTPLFTQVVIDKVLVHKGFTTLQVLAIGMIALIILETILGGLRTYLFAHTTNRIDVSLGGQLFRHILALPIAYFEARRVGDTIARVRELEQIRQFLTSHSITVALDVVFTVVFLTVMWFYSSALTLVIMASLPLYAALSLAITPAIRARLHEKFNRGAENQAFLVEIVSGIQTVKAMAVEPPLMRRWEEQLAGYVRASFRATSVMTIAGQSASCVQKLTTVAVLWLGAYRVIDGDLSIGQLIAFNMLSAQVTGPLLRLVNLWQEFQQVGISVERLGDVLNTRPEPSYNATRTTLPHVAGQVRFEEVTFRYRPDGPEVVRRLSLAVEPGRMIGIVGRSGSGKSTIAKLLQRLYVPEHGRILVDGVDVAQVDPAWLRRQVGVVLQENVLFNGSVRSNIALADPGLAMEQVIQAAKLAGAHEFILELAEGYDTVIGEQGCTLSGGQRQRIAIARALVGNPRILIFDEATSALDYESESVIQQNMAQIAKGRTVFIIAHRLSTVRPAHRIYVIDKGEIIEEGSHEDLLRLDGVYARLQVYERGKEARAL is encoded by the coding sequence ATGTCTAGTACTTCCGCTGCTTCTGAAAACGGGTCACTGGTCGACAGCGGGTTAATCTGTTTTCTCATCATCTCTCGGTTCCATGATCTTCCGGCGGATGGGTCGCAACTGAGGCATCGGTTTGCCCGGTCCGGTGAAGTCTTTTCCCATAACGAACTCCTCCATGCCGCCAAGCATGTGGGGCTGAAAGCCGGTCTGGTCAAGACGCGGTGGGACAAACTCGCTGGGATGCCGATGCCAGCCATGGCAACGCGGACCGACGGCCGCTATGTCGTCCTGGCAAAGGTCGAAGAAGAGAAAGTACTGATCCAAGACCCGGTGGAAGCACGGCCGATTGTCCTCTCTCGTGAGCAGTACGAAGCGACATGGACGGGGGAACTCCTGCTCTTTACGAAGCGAGCCCCTGTTCGTGTGCAAGATTTAAAGTTCGACTTCACTTGGTTTATCCCTGCCATCGTCAAATACCGTCAGTTCTTCGGCGAAGTGTTGGCGGCGTCGTTTTTTCTCCAGCTCTTTGCCCTGATGACGCCGCTTTTCACGCAAGTGGTCATCGACAAGGTGCTCGTCCACAAGGGGTTTACCACGCTTCAGGTATTGGCCATCGGCATGATTGCGCTCATTATTCTTGAGACAATATTGGGGGGACTTCGCACCTATCTGTTCGCCCATACCACGAATAGAATCGATGTCAGCCTCGGCGGCCAACTCTTTCGACATATCCTCGCGCTTCCCATCGCGTATTTTGAAGCCCGGCGCGTCGGTGATACGATCGCCCGCGTCCGGGAGCTGGAACAGATCCGCCAATTCTTGACCAGCCATTCGATCACGGTGGCATTGGACGTCGTCTTTACCGTCGTCTTCCTGACCGTCATGTGGTTCTACAGTTCCGCACTGACACTCGTGATCATGGCCTCGCTTCCGCTCTATGCTGCGCTCTCGCTTGCCATTACGCCGGCGATTCGAGCCCGTCTGCATGAGAAATTCAATCGAGGCGCGGAAAACCAGGCCTTCTTGGTGGAAATCGTCAGCGGCATTCAAACCGTGAAGGCCATGGCGGTCGAGCCGCCGCTTATGCGGAGATGGGAAGAACAACTGGCCGGCTACGTGCGGGCGAGCTTTCGGGCCACGAGCGTGATGACGATCGCCGGTCAATCCGCGAGTTGCGTCCAAAAGCTGACCACGGTTGCGGTGCTCTGGCTGGGGGCCTATCGCGTGATCGATGGAGACCTGAGTATCGGGCAGCTGATCGCATTCAACATGCTCTCGGCACAGGTGACCGGGCCGCTTCTGAGGTTGGTGAACCTCTGGCAGGAATTTCAACAAGTCGGTATTTCAGTCGAGCGGTTAGGGGATGTGCTCAATACGCGGCCCGAGCCTTCGTACAATGCGACCCGGACAACGCTGCCACACGTGGCGGGACAGGTGCGATTCGAAGAGGTGACGTTTCGGTATCGGCCGGACGGTCCGGAGGTGGTCCGCCGGTTGTCGCTTGCCGTTGAGCCGGGCCGCATGATCGGCATCGTCGGACGCTCCGGGTCCGGGAAAAGCACGATCGCCAAGCTGTTGCAACGTCTCTATGTGCCGGAGCACGGACGTATTCTGGTCGATGGCGTGGACGTGGCCCAGGTTGATCCGGCATGGCTCAGAAGGCAAGTGGGAGTGGTGCTACAGGAGAACGTTCTCTTCAACGGCTCAGTGCGGAGCAATATTGCGCTGGCCGATCCCGGGTTGGCGATGGAGCAGGTGATCCAGGCGGCGAAGTTGGCCGGTGCCCACGAGTTTATCCTGGAATTGGCCGAGGGCTACGACACGGTGATCGGTGAGCAGGGATGTACGCTTTCGGGCGGACAGCGCCAGCGGATCGCGATTGCGCGGGCGTTGGTCGGGAACCCGCGCATTCTGATCTTCGATGAGGCAACCAGCGCGCTGGATTACGAGTCCGAGTCGGTCATCCAACAGAATATGGCACAGATCGCCAAGGGGCGGACAGTGTTTATCATCGCGCACCGGCTGAGCACCGTGCGGCCCGCGCACCGTATCTATGTCATCGACAAAGGAGAGATCATTGAGGAAGGCTCGCATGAAGATCTCCTGCGTCTTGATGGAGTCTATGCCCGGTTACAGGTGTATGAACGAGGCAAGGAAGCGAGGGCGCTCTGA
- the proA gene encoding gamma-glutamyl-phosphate reductase (Catalyzes the phosphorylation of L-glutamate during the proline biosynthesis pathway) — MPVLEYVSELVSKAKQASRNLASLSTAAKDHALLTMAEALESKSDELLAANEQDLKAFGTTTAKKAMADRLRLTEKRIGEMAAGIREVAKLPDPVGMMSAMWTRPNGMQVGRVRVPIGVIGIIYESRPNVTADSAALCLKSGNVCVLRGGSEAIHSNRAIAAILAEASEKVGVPPGAITFVDRPDRDVVPVLLKQDRSIDLIIPRGGESLMKLIAEHSTIPVVKHDAGVCHIYVDAESDSAMAEAVCVNAKAQRPSTCNAMETLLVHQSVARTLLPKLARSLGAVNVEIRGCPKTCQLISEAKPASEQDYGKEFLDLILAVKIVKNMEEAMEHIARYGSRHTEAIITSDYGHAMRFLKEVDASAVLVNASTRLNDGYQFGLGAEIGISTSRIHARGPMGLEELTCSKFIVLGSGQLRE, encoded by the coding sequence TTGCCTGTGTTGGAGTATGTTTCAGAGCTCGTCTCCAAGGCCAAACAGGCCTCGAGGAACTTGGCGTCTCTTTCGACAGCGGCCAAGGATCACGCACTCCTTACGATGGCGGAGGCGCTTGAGTCCAAATCGGACGAGCTCCTTGCGGCCAATGAGCAAGATCTCAAGGCGTTCGGAACGACGACCGCAAAGAAGGCGATGGCCGATCGTTTGCGATTGACCGAGAAGCGAATTGGCGAGATGGCCGCTGGGATTCGGGAAGTGGCGAAGTTACCCGACCCTGTCGGCATGATGTCCGCGATGTGGACCAGGCCGAACGGAATGCAGGTCGGGCGCGTGCGAGTTCCCATTGGAGTGATCGGAATCATTTATGAGTCGCGTCCCAATGTGACGGCGGATTCTGCCGCTCTCTGCCTTAAATCAGGGAACGTCTGTGTGTTGCGGGGCGGTAGTGAGGCGATTCACTCCAATAGGGCCATCGCCGCCATTCTGGCCGAGGCATCGGAAAAAGTCGGCGTTCCTCCAGGTGCGATCACGTTCGTCGACCGTCCGGACCGTGATGTCGTTCCGGTGTTGCTCAAGCAAGATCGGTCCATCGACTTGATCATTCCGCGTGGCGGCGAGTCATTGATGAAGCTTATCGCGGAACATTCGACGATTCCGGTCGTGAAACATGATGCAGGTGTGTGCCACATCTATGTCGATGCTGAGTCCGATTCCGCAATGGCGGAGGCCGTGTGCGTCAATGCCAAAGCGCAAAGGCCGTCCACGTGCAATGCCATGGAAACCCTGTTGGTCCACCAGTCGGTCGCACGGACTCTGTTGCCCAAACTGGCCCGAAGTCTTGGCGCGGTCAACGTCGAAATTCGCGGTTGTCCGAAGACCTGCCAACTGATTTCCGAAGCGAAGCCGGCAAGCGAGCAGGATTACGGCAAAGAGTTTCTGGATCTCATTCTCGCCGTGAAAATCGTGAAGAACATGGAGGAAGCGATGGAACACATCGCACGGTATGGGTCACGACACACGGAAGCGATCATCACGTCGGATTACGGACACGCGATGCGGTTTCTGAAGGAAGTCGATGCCAGTGCCGTGCTGGTGAATGCCTCCACCCGACTCAATGACGGGTATCAGTTCGGCCTGGGCGCCGAAATCGGGATCAGCACCTCGCGCATTCATGCACGAGGTCCCATGGGGTTGGAAGAGCTCACCTGCTCGAAATTCATCGTCTTGGGGAGCGGCCAACTCCGCGAGTGA
- a CDS encoding pilus assembly protein PilB: MPRSLTRPSLADVLIGQGMIQKHTVEDVLHRLKGVSTALDQALIDEGLISEDQLAHALAVQYDLPYDPLKDFRVDPRYYETIPIKWMQRFPFVPIADGPGALTIAVADPHNLLGLDELELLIGKPLDRVVSSRSAILAALERSEGSNQTLRELEAEYRSILVKEDDRGEEILSLDHAGEEQSPAVKLLDSILLSAMQRRASDIHIEAADRGTKVKFRVDGILIPAMEPLDIRLHAPLVSRLKVMSELDIAERRVPQDGSFRMRLSRKTVDFRVSILPSVFGESVVIRILDRDSIATGVSALKLERLGFNPEDLKRFRRAITRPHGMVLVTGPTGSGKTTTLYAAICEMNTVEDKLITIEDPVEYQLSGVVQIPVNEKKGVTFARGLRSVLRHDPDKIMVGEIRDAETAQIAIQSALTGHLVLTTVHANNVFDVIGRFASMGIDPYNFLAALNCVLAQRLVRILCPTCRVLVKVQQALIEESGLDYEQYKDTPFYEGKGCPQCHGSGYRGRKCITEFLDLTDEIKEMILAERPLSEIRYRAVTDGMITLRQSALKKVLEGETTLREINRVTFSEEG; encoded by the coding sequence ATGCCGCGTAGCCTTACCAGGCCATCGCTGGCGGACGTCTTAATCGGCCAGGGAATGATTCAGAAACACACGGTCGAAGATGTCCTCCATCGATTGAAGGGCGTGTCTACCGCTTTAGACCAGGCACTGATTGATGAAGGGCTCATTTCCGAGGATCAATTGGCGCATGCCTTAGCGGTTCAATACGATCTTCCCTATGACCCGTTAAAGGATTTTCGAGTCGATCCCCGATACTACGAGACCATCCCGATCAAATGGATGCAGCGATTTCCTTTTGTGCCGATCGCTGACGGTCCCGGAGCACTGACGATCGCCGTCGCCGATCCCCACAACCTGCTGGGACTCGACGAGTTGGAGCTTCTCATCGGAAAGCCGCTGGATCGAGTCGTCAGCTCCAGGAGTGCCATTCTGGCGGCGCTGGAGCGTAGTGAAGGGTCGAACCAAACGCTCCGCGAGCTTGAAGCGGAATATCGATCCATCTTGGTGAAAGAAGATGATCGAGGAGAAGAAATTCTCAGTCTCGACCACGCGGGAGAAGAGCAGAGCCCGGCCGTGAAGTTGCTGGATTCTATCCTGCTGAGTGCGATGCAGCGTCGCGCGAGTGACATCCACATCGAAGCCGCTGATCGCGGAACAAAAGTCAAGTTTCGTGTCGATGGCATCCTGATTCCGGCCATGGAGCCGTTGGATATTCGGTTGCACGCTCCCTTAGTGTCCCGCTTGAAGGTCATGTCGGAACTGGATATTGCCGAACGTCGGGTCCCGCAAGACGGAAGTTTTCGCATGAGATTGAGCCGGAAGACCGTGGATTTTCGCGTCTCGATCCTACCCAGTGTTTTCGGGGAATCGGTCGTGATTCGAATCTTGGATCGAGACTCGATCGCAACCGGGGTGTCGGCGCTTAAGCTTGAGCGCCTCGGTTTTAATCCGGAAGATCTCAAGCGATTCCGGAGAGCGATAACTCGCCCCCACGGCATGGTGTTGGTCACGGGGCCAACTGGAAGCGGGAAGACCACGACGCTGTACGCGGCGATATGCGAGATGAACACAGTCGAAGACAAGTTGATTACCATCGAAGACCCCGTCGAATACCAACTCTCGGGAGTGGTGCAGATTCCCGTCAATGAAAAAAAAGGAGTCACGTTTGCCCGGGGCCTGCGGTCCGTACTCCGTCATGATCCGGACAAGATTATGGTCGGCGAAATTCGAGATGCTGAGACGGCACAGATCGCGATTCAATCGGCTCTCACCGGACATCTTGTATTGACGACGGTGCATGCAAACAATGTGTTTGATGTCATAGGACGATTCGCATCGATGGGAATCGATCCCTATAATTTTCTGGCCGCGCTCAACTGTGTGTTGGCGCAACGACTGGTCCGAATCCTTTGTCCCACCTGTCGTGTCCTGGTCAAAGTACAACAGGCCCTTATTGAAGAATCGGGATTGGACTACGAACAATACAAGGATACGCCATTTTACGAGGGAAAGGGATGTCCGCAGTGTCATGGCAGCGGGTACAGAGGGAGAAAATGCATTACGGAATTCCTCGATTTAACGGATGAAATCAAGGAAATGATTCTTGCCGAGCGGCCGCTCTCGGAAATCCGGTATCGTGCCGTGACTGATGGAATGATCACGCTGCGACAATCGGCGTTGAAAAAAGTGTTGGAGGGCGAGACCACGCTCAGAGAGATCAATCGTGTGACATTCAGCGAAGAGGGGTGA